A region of Arabidopsis thaliana chromosome 5, partial sequence DNA encodes the following proteins:
- a CDS encoding Rho GTPase activation protein (RhoGAP) with PH domain-containing protein (Rho GTPase activation protein (RhoGAP) with PH domain; FUNCTIONS IN: Rho GTPase activator activity, phosphoinositide binding; INVOLVED IN: signal transduction; LOCATED IN: plasma membrane; EXPRESSED IN: 24 plant structures; EXPRESSED DURING: 13 growth stages; CONTAINS InterPro DOMAIN/s: Pleckstrin homology-type (InterPro:IPR011993), Rho GTPase activation protein (InterPro:IPR008936), Pleckstrin homology (InterPro:IPR001849), RhoGAP (InterPro:IPR000198); BEST Arabidopsis thaliana protein match is: Rho GTPase activation protein (RhoGAP) with PH domain (TAIR:AT5G19390.3); Has 30201 Blast hits to 17322 proteins in 780 species: Archae - 12; Bacteria - 1396; Metazoa - 17338; Fungi - 3422; Plants - 5037; Viruses - 0; Other Eukaryotes - 2996 (source: NCBI BLink).), with the protein MEASLAVIQRPQAGASNTVYKSGPLFISSKGLGWTSWKKRWFILTRTSLVFFKNDPSALPQKGGEVNLTLGGIDLNSSGSVVVREDKKLLTVLFPDGRDGRAFTLKAETLDDLYEWKAALEQALAQAPNAALVIGQNGIFRTEANNTIEASFNSWRDQRPLKSSVVGRPILLALEEIDGSPSFLEKALQFLETYGTKVEGILRQSADVEEVERRVQEYEQGKTEFSPEEDPHVVGDCVKHVLRQLPSSPVPASCCTALLEAYKIDQNEARVNSLRSAIIETFPEPNRRLLLRMLKMMHTITSHSSENRMTSSAVAACMSPLLLRPLLAGECDLEGFDTLGDNSAQLLAAANAANNAQAIVTALLEDYGNMINDEGLGRCSTSTDSHIGDSGPENSSDEEEIVVKHPDLHTLDIEEGETDDDNDVLLSRKPSESSDYAGSDLYDYKGFGVEDSDAESPRDIHCSVESTDFSARVKKHIEEPIKDIEVSSVSPTENCYQSGREAIPSVTPSTPLTALRYTTSAEKPASKTTGSSTVNSKRSSSWGRGNGKKTPAKGSFDSSGNDELLIQRLEHMKDELRQRIAKEAKGNAALQASLERRKQALHERRLALEQDVGRLQEQLQAERDLRSALEVGLSISCGQFSSQAADSKTRAELEEIALAEADVARLKQKVAELHHQLSQQRQHHLSSLPDAQSHHQFLHNHNTQLKSFQQDFDSILAFVNHERNQRTDETSLRADWRNGRGNNRQVPGSPSLNAASLGIPMEEYSPVSDSLV; encoded by the exons ATGGAGGCTTCTCTAGCTGTTATACAGAGGCCTCAAGCTGGAGCTTCGAATACG GTTTATAAGAGTGGCCCTCTCTTCATATCATCAAAAG GACTAGGTTGGACATCCTGGAAGAAGCGTTGGTTTATCCTTACCCGAACTTCTTTggtctttttcaaaaatgatcCA AGTGCATTACCACAAAAGGGAGGTGAAGTAAATTTGACCCTTGGAGGCATTGACTTGAACAGTTCGGGGAG TGTCGTGGTGAGAGAAGATAAGAAGTTGCTGACTGTACTATTCCCAGATGGGCGTGATGGACGAGCCTTCACCCTTAAg GCTGAGACATTGGACGACTTGTATGAATGGAAGGCTGCCCTTGAGCAAGCCCTTGCACAAGCTCCCAATGCAGCACTTGTAATTGGTCAAAATGGAATATTCCGAACAGAAGCAAACAATACTATTGAAGCATCTTTCAATTCAT GGAGGGATCAGCGCCCGTTGAAGTCTTCGGTTGTTGGAAGACCAATTTTGCTAGCTTTAGAAGAAATCGATGGAAGTCCATCTTTTCTTGAGAAAGCACTTCAATTTCTTGAGACATATG GAACCAAAGTAGAAGGAATTTTAAGACAGTCTGCAGATGTTGAGGAGGTAGAACGCAGAGTTCAAGAATACGAACAAG GCAAGACAGAATTCAGTCCTGAAGAGGATCCGCATGTTGTTGGAGACTGTGTTAAG CATGTTCTGCGGCAATTGCCTTCTTCTCCAGTCCCAGCGTCGTGCTGCACTGCTTTGCTTGAAGCTTATA AAATTGATCAGAACGAAGCTCGGGTTAACTCACTGCGCTCTGCTATAATTGAAACATTTCCAGAACCAAACAGGCGACTACTACTGCG GATGCTAAAGATGATGCATACTATCACCTCTCATTCCAGTGAGAATCGCATGACTTCATCTGCTGTTGCTGCATGCATGTCCCCATTGCTCTTACGTCCTCTATTGGCTGGAGAATGTGATCTAGAAGGTTTTGACACTCTAGGAGATAACTCTGCCCAGCTTCTTGCTGCCGCCAATGCTGCCAATAATGCTCAAGCCATTGTCACAGCCCTTTTGGAAGACTATGGGAATATGATCAAT GATGAAGGTCTTGGGAGATGCTCCACTTCTACTGATTCTCATATTGGCGACAGTGGGCCTGAGAACTCAAGTGATGAAGAGGAAATAGTGGTTAAACATCCTGACTTGCATACTCTGGATATAGAAGAAGGGGAAAcagatgatgataatgatgttCTGCTAAGCAGAAAACCAAGCGAGAGCAGTGATTATGCTGGCAGTGATCTGTATGACTACAAG GGTTTTGGTGTTGAAGATTCAGATGCTGAGTCTCCTAGAGATATCCATTGTTCAGTCGAGAGTACAGACTTTTCCGCTAGAGTGAAAAAACATATTGAAGAACCTATTAAAGATATAGAAGTTTCTAGCGTTTCACCTACTGAAAACTGTTATCAATCAGGGAGAGAGGCTATACCCTCAGTTACTCCCAGTACTCCTCTCACGGCCCTTAGATACACAACATCAGCTGAGAAACCTGCAAGTAAAACTACTGGCTCATCAACAGTAAATTCGAAGCGTTCTTCGTCCTGGGGAAGAGGCAAC GGCAAGAAAACACCTGCTAAAGGATCATTTGATTCCTCAGGAAATGACGA GCTTCTTATACAGAGGCTCGAGCACATGAAAGATGAACTGCGACAACGAATCGCTAAGGAG GCTAAAGGAAATGCGGCTCTACAAGCTAGCTTGGAGAGAAGGAAGCAGGCTTTGCACGAACGACGGTTGGCACTTGAACAAGAT GTGGGTAGATTACAAGAGCAACTGCAAGCTGAGAGAGACCTACGATCTGCTCTTGAAGTTGGTCTAAGCATTTCTTGTGGACAATTTAGCTCACAAGCTGCGGATTCCAAA ACAAGGGCAGAGCTTGAGGAGATTGCTCTTGCTGAAGCTGATGTCGCAAGGTTGAAGCAGAAAGTCGCCGAATTACATCATCAGCTAAGTCAGCAGCGACAGCATCACTTAAGTTCACTCCCAGATGCTCAAAGCCATCACCAGTTTCTCCATAATCACAATACTCAACT GAAGTCTTTTCAACAGGACTTTGATTCCATTCTTGCTTTCGTTAATCACGAAAGAAATCAGAGAACG GATGAAACTAGCCTAAGAGCAGACTGGAGGAATGGCAGAGGAAACAACAGACAAGTACCAGGCTCACCAAGCTTGAATGCAGCATCCTTAGGCATCCCAATGGAAGAGTATTCTCCGGTTAGTGATAGTCTTGTTTAA